The following coding sequences are from one Eleginops maclovinus isolate JMC-PN-2008 ecotype Puerto Natales chromosome 11, JC_Emac_rtc_rv5, whole genome shotgun sequence window:
- the si:dkey-5g14.1 gene encoding lysosomal proton-coupled steroid conjugate and bile acid symporter SLC46A3 isoform X2 encodes MKGLFLVEPIVALYAFSSFLIYPLVQQYVYRRLWQELTNTTYPISDNATRCAENSSANNHSSYHEEVQKQASLFSLYTNLFSAIPSLVVTLMLVAYSDRGGRKITIIMPLIGTLIYTLSFLAISYFELNIYFLVGSSFLSSLFGGLGTFLGGCFAYIADLCEDGSRKTLRMAGVDMMIGLLSGVASISTGYFLKAAGFNWPFLTSALVQCFVLLYAIFILEETVKKPPADAILLDGSPQRSAVKQMIYGIYHMFAGANRRIRTLLILLILIFTSFSFAYVGGLSLMTLFELNEPLCWTEIMIGYGSALSMSVFLTSFLGVSAFTYCGVPQLVIVLMGILSVLSGMLLLAFTKTTLMMYIVWVPMFLSIMPYPVIRSMLSKIVSKSEQEWSVL; translated from the exons ATGAAGGGTCTTTTCCTGGTGGAGCCTATTGTTGCACTGTACGCTTTCTCCAGTTTTCTCATCTATCCTCTTGTGCAGCAGTATGTTTACCGGAGGCTCTGGCAAGAGCTGACAAACACCACCTATCCCATCTCTGACAATGCCACAAGATGTGCAGAGAACAGCAGCGCCAACAACCATTCCAGCTACCATGAG gagGTACAGAAGCAGGcatctctcttttccctctACACAAATCTCTTCTCTGCAATCCCCTCTTTGGTGGTCACCCTAATGCTTGTGGCCTACAGTGACCGGGGAGGACGCAAGATCACAATCATCATGCCTTTGATTGGCACGTTGATCTACACCTTGTCATTCCTGGCGATATCCTACTTCGAGCTCAATATTTACTTTCTCGTTGGCTCATCGTTTCTCAGCTCCTTGTTTGGCGGCTTGGGCACATTTCTGGGGGGCTGTTTCGCCTACATAGCGGACTTGTGTGAGGATGGTAGTCGGAAAACACTGCGCATGGCCGGAGTGGACATGATGATTGGCCTGTTGTCTGGCGTGGCCTCGATATCAACAGGCTACTTTCTGAAAGCTGCAGGCTTTAATTGGCCATTCTTAACCTCTGCGCTGGTTCAGTGTTTTGTCCTACTCTATGCCATTTTCATCCTTGAAGAGACTGTGAAAAAGCCTCCCGCTGATGCCATTCTCCTAGATGGGTCTCCTCAGCGCTCAGCTGTGAAACAGATGATCTACGGTATCTACCACATGTTTGCAGGGGCCAACCGCAGGATTAGAACTCTCTTGATCCTCCTGATACTAATTTTCACCAGCTTCTCCTTCGCCTACGTGGGTGGTCTCTCCTTGATGACACTATTTGAGCTGAATGAGCCACTGTGTTGGACAGAGATTATGATTGGCTACGGTTCAGCCCTGTCGATGTCCGTGTTCCTGACCAGTTTTTTGGGAGTGTCTGCATTCACGTACTGTGGTGTCCCACAGCTGGTCATTGTCCTGATGGGGATCCTGTCTGTGTTATCAGGCATGCTCCTGTTGGCCTTTACAAAGACCACTCTTATGATGTATATAG tgtgGGTGCCAATGTTTCTTTCTATCATGCCTTATCCTGTCATTCGTTCCATGTTATCAAAGATCGTCTCAAAGTCTGAACAGG AGTGGTCAGTGTTATAG
- the si:dkey-5g14.1 gene encoding lysosomal proton-coupled steroid conjugate and bile acid symporter SLC46A3 isoform X1 translates to MKGLFLVEPIVALYAFSSFLIYPLVQQYVYRRLWQELTNTTYPISDNATRCAENSSANNHSSYHEEVQKQASLFSLYTNLFSAIPSLVVTLMLVAYSDRGGRKITIIMPLIGTLIYTLSFLAISYFELNIYFLVGSSFLSSLFGGLGTFLGGCFAYIADLCEDGSRKTLRMAGVDMMIGLLSGVASISTGYFLKAAGFNWPFLTSALVQCFVLLYAIFILEETVKKPPADAILLDGSPQRSAVKQMIYGIYHMFAGANRRIRTLLILLILIFTSFSFAYVGGLSLMTLFELNEPLCWTEIMIGYGSALSMSVFLTSFLGVSAFTYCGVPQLVIVLMGILSVLSGMLLLAFTKTTLMMYIVWVPMFLSIMPYPVIRSMLSKIVSKSEQGALFACLSFLDSLTNNVASAVFNSIYAATVAWYPGFVFLLAAVLCAIPLFILGVVSVIGVNVTEEVTKPVSGEEDVSEDQNDRIPILT, encoded by the exons ATGAAGGGTCTTTTCCTGGTGGAGCCTATTGTTGCACTGTACGCTTTCTCCAGTTTTCTCATCTATCCTCTTGTGCAGCAGTATGTTTACCGGAGGCTCTGGCAAGAGCTGACAAACACCACCTATCCCATCTCTGACAATGCCACAAGATGTGCAGAGAACAGCAGCGCCAACAACCATTCCAGCTACCATGAG gagGTACAGAAGCAGGcatctctcttttccctctACACAAATCTCTTCTCTGCAATCCCCTCTTTGGTGGTCACCCTAATGCTTGTGGCCTACAGTGACCGGGGAGGACGCAAGATCACAATCATCATGCCTTTGATTGGCACGTTGATCTACACCTTGTCATTCCTGGCGATATCCTACTTCGAGCTCAATATTTACTTTCTCGTTGGCTCATCGTTTCTCAGCTCCTTGTTTGGCGGCTTGGGCACATTTCTGGGGGGCTGTTTCGCCTACATAGCGGACTTGTGTGAGGATGGTAGTCGGAAAACACTGCGCATGGCCGGAGTGGACATGATGATTGGCCTGTTGTCTGGCGTGGCCTCGATATCAACAGGCTACTTTCTGAAAGCTGCAGGCTTTAATTGGCCATTCTTAACCTCTGCGCTGGTTCAGTGTTTTGTCCTACTCTATGCCATTTTCATCCTTGAAGAGACTGTGAAAAAGCCTCCCGCTGATGCCATTCTCCTAGATGGGTCTCCTCAGCGCTCAGCTGTGAAACAGATGATCTACGGTATCTACCACATGTTTGCAGGGGCCAACCGCAGGATTAGAACTCTCTTGATCCTCCTGATACTAATTTTCACCAGCTTCTCCTTCGCCTACGTGGGTGGTCTCTCCTTGATGACACTATTTGAGCTGAATGAGCCACTGTGTTGGACAGAGATTATGATTGGCTACGGTTCAGCCCTGTCGATGTCCGTGTTCCTGACCAGTTTTTTGGGAGTGTCTGCATTCACGTACTGTGGTGTCCCACAGCTGGTCATTGTCCTGATGGGGATCCTGTCTGTGTTATCAGGCATGCTCCTGTTGGCCTTTACAAAGACCACTCTTATGATGTATATAG tgtgGGTGCCAATGTTTCTTTCTATCATGCCTTATCCTGTCATTCGTTCCATGTTATCAAAGATCGTCTCAAAGTCTGAACAGG GAGCCCTGTTTGCCTGTCTTTCCTTCCTGGACAGTTTAACTAACAATGTAGCGAGCGCAGTCTTCAACAGCATCTACGCTGCTACGGTGGCATGGTACCCTGGCTTCGTCTTCCTGTTGGCTGCAGTGCTCTGTGCTAtccctttgtttattttagg AGTGGTCAGTGTTATAGGAGTGAATGTTACCGAAGAAGTCACAAAGCCGGTCTCAGGGGAGGAGGATGTTTCCGAAGATCAGAACGACAGGATTCCTATTCTTACCTGA
- the si:dkey-5g14.1 gene encoding lysosomal proton-coupled steroid conjugate and bile acid symporter SLC46A3 isoform X3, with protein MLVAYSDRGGRKITIIMPLIGTLIYTLSFLAISYFELNIYFLVGSSFLSSLFGGLGTFLGGCFAYIADLCEDGSRKTLRMAGVDMMIGLLSGVASISTGYFLKAAGFNWPFLTSALVQCFVLLYAIFILEETVKKPPADAILLDGSPQRSAVKQMIYGIYHMFAGANRRIRTLLILLILIFTSFSFAYVGGLSLMTLFELNEPLCWTEIMIGYGSALSMSVFLTSFLGVSAFTYCGVPQLVIVLMGILSVLSGMLLLAFTKTTLMMYIVWVPMFLSIMPYPVIRSMLSKIVSKSEQGALFACLSFLDSLTNNVASAVFNSIYAATVAWYPGFVFLLAAVLCAIPLFILGVVSVIGVNVTEEVTKPVSGEEDVSEDQNDRIPILT; from the exons ATGCTTGTGGCCTACAGTGACCGGGGAGGACGCAAGATCACAATCATCATGCCTTTGATTGGCACGTTGATCTACACCTTGTCATTCCTGGCGATATCCTACTTCGAGCTCAATATTTACTTTCTCGTTGGCTCATCGTTTCTCAGCTCCTTGTTTGGCGGCTTGGGCACATTTCTGGGGGGCTGTTTCGCCTACATAGCGGACTTGTGTGAGGATGGTAGTCGGAAAACACTGCGCATGGCCGGAGTGGACATGATGATTGGCCTGTTGTCTGGCGTGGCCTCGATATCAACAGGCTACTTTCTGAAAGCTGCAGGCTTTAATTGGCCATTCTTAACCTCTGCGCTGGTTCAGTGTTTTGTCCTACTCTATGCCATTTTCATCCTTGAAGAGACTGTGAAAAAGCCTCCCGCTGATGCCATTCTCCTAGATGGGTCTCCTCAGCGCTCAGCTGTGAAACAGATGATCTACGGTATCTACCACATGTTTGCAGGGGCCAACCGCAGGATTAGAACTCTCTTGATCCTCCTGATACTAATTTTCACCAGCTTCTCCTTCGCCTACGTGGGTGGTCTCTCCTTGATGACACTATTTGAGCTGAATGAGCCACTGTGTTGGACAGAGATTATGATTGGCTACGGTTCAGCCCTGTCGATGTCCGTGTTCCTGACCAGTTTTTTGGGAGTGTCTGCATTCACGTACTGTGGTGTCCCACAGCTGGTCATTGTCCTGATGGGGATCCTGTCTGTGTTATCAGGCATGCTCCTGTTGGCCTTTACAAAGACCACTCTTATGATGTATATAG tgtgGGTGCCAATGTTTCTTTCTATCATGCCTTATCCTGTCATTCGTTCCATGTTATCAAAGATCGTCTCAAAGTCTGAACAGG GAGCCCTGTTTGCCTGTCTTTCCTTCCTGGACAGTTTAACTAACAATGTAGCGAGCGCAGTCTTCAACAGCATCTACGCTGCTACGGTGGCATGGTACCCTGGCTTCGTCTTCCTGTTGGCTGCAGTGCTCTGTGCTAtccctttgtttattttagg AGTGGTCAGTGTTATAGGAGTGAATGTTACCGAAGAAGTCACAAAGCCGGTCTCAGGGGAGGAGGATGTTTCCGAAGATCAGAACGACAGGATTCCTATTCTTACCTGA